One part of the Musa acuminata AAA Group cultivar baxijiao chromosome BXJ1-5, Cavendish_Baxijiao_AAA, whole genome shotgun sequence genome encodes these proteins:
- the LOC135673860 gene encoding thaumatin-like protein 1 yields MDSFLASPATFLCLALLLSVFFFHEGDSTTFTFVNKCGETVWPGILSNAGSSQMQPTGFELAAAASRSFQSPAGWSGRFWARTGCFVSSTGGGAWTCATGDCGSGQVECKGSGAAPPATLAEFTVASSSAGRDFYDVSLVDGYNLPVLVEASRGCAAAGCVVDISQRCPAELRVGEACRSACDAFRKPEYCCSGAYASPATCRPTAYSEVFKAACPKSYSYAFDDPTSTFTCSGGADYTITFCPESAPSLKSASDSSSTSTPKPTSSSTPSSTSSSTSASTSTSEPAGGMMLADDAWLASLATGDATPTRRKALFLSFSSIAATTAYILLLLP; encoded by the exons ATGGACTCCTTCCTTGCATCCCCTGCAACCTTTCTTTGTCTCGCTCTTCTCCTCTCAGTCTTCTTCTTCCATGAAG GGGACAGCACGACATTCACATTTGTGAACAAGTGCGGGGAGACGGTGTGGCCGGGGATCCTCTCCAACGCCGGCAGCTCCCAGATGCAGCCCACAGGCTTCGAGCTCGCGGCCGCGGCCTCTCGCTCCTTTCAATCCCCCGCCGGCTGGTCCGGTCGATTCTGGGCCCGGACGGGCTGCTTCGTCTCCTCTACCGGCGGCGGCGCCTGGACCTGCGCCACCGGGGACTGCGGCTCGGGCCAGGTGGAGTGCAAAGGCTCGGGGGCCGCCCCGCCCGCCACGCTCGCCGAGTTCACTGTCGCGTCCTCGTCGGCGGGGCGGGATTTCTACGATGTCAGCCTGGTGGACGGCTACAACCTGCCGGTGCTGGTGGAGGCGAGCCGGGGGTGCGCGGCGGCTGGCTGCGTGGTGGACATAAGCCAGCGGTGTCCGGCGGAGCTGAGGGTGGGGGAGGCGTGCCGCAGCGCGTGCGATGCGTTCAGGAAGCCCGAGTACTGCTGCAGCGGGGCGTATGCTAGCCCGGCCACCTGCCGGCCGACGGCGTACTCGGAAGTGTTCAAGGCGGCGTGCCCCAAGTCGTACAGCTACGCCTTCGACGACCCGACCAGTACTTTCACATGCTCTGGAGGAGCCGATTACACCATCACCTTCTGCCCAGAATCTGCCCCAAG TCTCAAATCAGCGAGTGATTCTTCTTCAACTTCAACGCCAAAACCAACATCGTCTTCGACTCCGTCTTCTACTTCGTCTTCAACATCAGCATCAACATCAACATCAGAACCGGCAGGTGGAATGATGCTGGCAGACGACGCTTGGCTTGCAAGCTTGGCCACGGGCGACGCAACCCCCACACGGAGGAAAGCCCTCTTCCTATCCTTCTCTTCAATTGCAGCCACAACAGCATACATCCTACTGTTGCTTCCATAG